The Candidatus Nitrosocosmicus franklandus genome contains a region encoding:
- a CDS encoding SRPBCC family protein, with translation MGTLNKEKAIKSPLEIIWNIISDVDNDPKYWYGIKQTKNISVRGNTIERETIIAFRDSKCEEVITLKPLDTVSTQILKGPITGTKAIRLTKISENKCLLKVKWDIRARGFLKLFDFVLMKHISKGTQDALERIATEAEQRYHETNKF, from the coding sequence TTGGGAACTCTCAATAAAGAAAAGGCGATAAAATCACCTTTGGAGATTATTTGGAACATCATTTCTGATGTAGATAATGATCCTAAGTATTGGTATGGAATCAAACAAACAAAAAACATAAGTGTCAGGGGTAACACCATAGAGAGAGAAACTATCATTGCATTTAGAGACTCAAAGTGCGAGGAGGTAATTACGCTAAAACCGCTCGACACGGTATCTACACAGATATTAAAAGGTCCAATAACTGGGACGAAGGCAATAAGGCTTACAAAGATCTCCGAAAACAAATGTCTCTTAAAAGTGAAGTGGGATATAAGAGCTCGAGGATTTTTAAAATTATTTGATTTTGTACTTATGAAACATATATCAAAAGGTACACAAGACGCATTAGAACGTATTGCGACAGAGGCTGAACAACGTTACCACGAAACAAACAAATTCTAA
- a CDS encoding methane monooxygenase/ammonia monooxygenase subunit B, with protein sequence MNEKSGNKPAMVFLIVTFVAGASILASIIALLPLADGHGVQAQLQSRFVRINNEAFSAQSLNTGDTLVVTGELQSLVNRPMRGWISLFSESTNAGNRWEFVSRDPPGNIIEIQPQETVPYRLEAKALEPGVYHVHTQLNLASVGPGLGPGQTIQVVGDPILKPIPWNNIIYQSIIIAAGLGVTFATRPWQVI encoded by the coding sequence ATGAATGAGAAGAGCGGCAACAAACCCGCTATGGTGTTTCTAATTGTAACTTTTGTAGCAGGAGCATCCATATTAGCTAGTATTATTGCACTGCTTCCGTTAGCTGATGGACACGGTGTTCAGGCACAGCTTCAAAGTAGATTCGTTAGGATAAATAATGAAGCATTCTCTGCCCAATCGCTAAACACTGGTGATACTTTGGTGGTTACAGGAGAGCTTCAGAGTCTTGTAAATAGACCTATGCGAGGATGGATATCATTGTTCAGTGAGTCTACTAATGCTGGTAACAGATGGGAATTCGTAAGTCGAGACCCTCCAGGTAATATAATTGAAATACAACCGCAGGAAACTGTTCCATACAGACTAGAGGCAAAAGCTCTTGAACCAGGAGTATACCATGTTCACACTCAGTTGAACTTGGCATCCGTAGGACCAGGATTGGGCCCGGGTCAGACTATACAGGTAGTGGGAGACCCAATACTTAAGCCAATTCCGTGGAATAACATCATCTATCAGAGTATAATCATTGCTGCTGGCTTAGGAGTTACGTTTGCCACTCGACCATGGCAAGTAATCTAA
- a CDS encoding PadR family transcriptional regulator, which yields MISDWLSRVGSAIPRGFSRHYILELLAEQPMTGKEIIDKAIVQTGGKWKPSPGLIYPLLGRLLEEGLIEEHENGRYRITKKGVSIASDIKSAHNIMQKHLEVMFRIGNMGRFMTMDLIDRISAIGSTLSSNLDRMTEEEKNKYKEFLINELKKLNNSDNSAEQTKINDKSIL from the coding sequence ATGATATCCGATTGGTTGTCCAGAGTAGGGAGTGCTATTCCACGAGGATTTTCTCGTCATTATATTCTAGAACTACTTGCAGAACAGCCAATGACAGGTAAGGAGATAATAGATAAAGCAATAGTTCAAACTGGAGGCAAATGGAAACCATCACCCGGTCTTATTTACCCGTTACTAGGAAGGTTATTAGAAGAGGGATTGATAGAAGAGCATGAAAATGGTAGATATAGAATTACTAAAAAAGGGGTCTCCATTGCATCAGATATTAAATCTGCTCACAATATAATGCAAAAACACCTCGAAGTAATGTTCCGTATAGGAAATATGGGGAGGTTTATGACAATGGATCTAATTGATCGCATTTCAGCAATAGGGTCTACCCTAAGTTCAAACTTAGACAGGATGACTGAAGAAGAAAAGAATAAGTATAAAGAATTCCTTATTAATGAACTAAAAAAACTTAATAACTCGGATAATTCAGCGGAACAGACCAAAATTAATGATAAATCAATACTATAA
- a CDS encoding Sjogren's syndrome/scleroderma autoantigen 1 family protein, producing MNNDSIKQGAYYLLRGGTLLAEPCKKCGNLQIKYKGEILCMSCQTNNLNKDTSSRSDTKKSSTSITNLDDPEKSALIDKNSNSKIDKNLVLDETEDKLIRIISDLGVNLVTQESSKELRNSLKCIRKSLEVLELIRRMKRQ from the coding sequence ATGAACAACGATTCTATCAAACAGGGTGCTTATTATCTGTTAAGAGGCGGAACGCTCTTGGCAGAACCATGTAAAAAGTGCGGTAATTTGCAAATAAAATATAAGGGAGAAATTTTGTGCATGAGTTGCCAAACGAACAACCTAAACAAAGATACCTCTAGCCGTTCTGATACAAAGAAAAGTTCAACATCTATTACCAATTTAGATGATCCTGAAAAAAGTGCTTTAATAGACAAGAATTCAAACTCTAAAATTGACAAGAATTTAGTATTAGACGAAACTGAAGACAAACTAATCAGGATAATTTCAGACTTGGGTGTCAATCTTGTAACACAGGAATCCTCTAAGGAGCTTAGAAATAGTTTGAAATGTATCAGAAAATCGCTTGAAGTTCTTGAATTGATAAGAAGAATGAAAAGACAATAA
- a CDS encoding 2-oxoacid:acceptor oxidoreductase subunit alpha produces MSISRESISWVIGGPQGSGVDSASHIFLKSLAMAGLNVFGRREYHSNIKGEHSYFSVRFSNHVIRSHVDEIDILATFDAETIVRHSPFLVNGGVLIYDRDVLTKKIEEIHTLDNSSKSRFERFLMDNKREPNLNGLLEELKHRNIALIELPYYQLIKEFSERIQDNSLSKLARITNVMSLAASFAVLEFDTLLMKKGIQDTFASKSKISEINVNAAIYTYDFVRQNFKNIPKNYSEFFKEINKNTREHIIAQGNQTSPLGKIVGGCRFQTYYPITPATDDSEYLESNQTVEQKDGNNGSAVVIQTEDEIAAITMAIGAALTGVRACTTTSGPGFSLMVEALGWAGINEVPLLVSLYQRAGPSTGLPTRQEQGDLLFAINAGHGEFPKIVYASGDIEESFYDTIRVLNYAEIFQTPVIHMLDKYLANSIITCSPFDYKTIKIQRGKLVNKIQGSDSSSSEHFERFRLGDGPISDRAMLGMEGRIFWNTGDEHDEKGHITEDPGTRVLMMEKRLSKLEHIRRLIPKEEQIVVEFESDQKLDSNKLVIVISWGSTKGAILDTLEKLDLEKPRVQFLFIQIKLLNPFPGKLLQEIIDRKISQMRQNSSTFSESEVIKIIVEMNYLSQLDILIKQNIALQSDFKILKYNGRPMSHTEVYDSIINILNNNSQERVILNNGV; encoded by the coding sequence ATGTCAATTTCAAGAGAGTCCATTTCCTGGGTTATTGGGGGACCTCAAGGAAGTGGTGTTGATTCTGCATCTCACATTTTCCTCAAATCGCTGGCAATGGCAGGGTTGAATGTATTTGGAAGACGTGAGTACCACTCAAATATTAAAGGCGAACATAGTTACTTCTCGGTAAGATTTTCAAACCATGTTATAAGATCTCATGTTGATGAGATAGACATTCTTGCAACCTTTGACGCTGAAACAATTGTAAGACACTCACCGTTCTTAGTGAACGGTGGTGTGCTTATTTATGATCGTGATGTCCTCACAAAAAAGATAGAGGAAATTCATACGCTGGATAATTCTTCAAAGTCTCGTTTTGAGAGATTTTTGATGGATAATAAAAGAGAACCAAACTTGAATGGATTGCTTGAAGAGCTGAAGCATCGAAATATAGCTCTCATCGAATTACCTTATTATCAACTGATAAAAGAATTTTCAGAGCGTATACAGGATAACTCTCTTAGTAAACTAGCAAGAATCACCAATGTAATGTCATTGGCAGCTTCATTTGCGGTATTGGAATTTGATACCTTACTAATGAAGAAGGGCATACAAGATACTTTTGCTAGCAAGTCTAAAATTTCAGAAATTAATGTTAATGCAGCAATTTATACCTATGATTTTGTCAGACAAAATTTTAAGAATATTCCAAAGAATTATTCGGAATTCTTCAAAGAAATAAACAAAAATACCCGAGAGCATATAATAGCACAGGGCAACCAAACTTCTCCTCTTGGTAAAATTGTCGGAGGATGCAGATTTCAAACCTATTATCCCATTACTCCGGCAACTGATGACAGTGAATATTTAGAGTCTAATCAGACAGTAGAGCAAAAAGATGGAAATAACGGATCTGCAGTTGTAATCCAAACTGAAGACGAGATTGCAGCAATAACTATGGCTATCGGTGCTGCTTTAACTGGAGTTCGGGCCTGTACAACCACATCTGGTCCTGGGTTTTCATTGATGGTTGAAGCTTTGGGATGGGCAGGTATCAATGAAGTGCCTCTATTAGTAAGCTTATATCAACGCGCTGGGCCCTCTACAGGTCTCCCCACCAGACAAGAACAAGGGGATCTACTGTTTGCAATAAATGCAGGCCATGGTGAATTTCCAAAGATAGTTTATGCTTCTGGTGATATTGAAGAGAGCTTTTATGATACCATCAGGGTTCTCAATTATGCTGAGATTTTTCAGACGCCTGTAATACATATGCTAGACAAATATTTAGCAAACAGTATTATCACATGTTCGCCTTTTGACTACAAAACGATAAAGATTCAGAGAGGGAAACTGGTTAATAAAATTCAAGGTTCCGATTCAAGTAGCTCTGAGCATTTTGAGAGATTCAGATTGGGCGATGGTCCTATCTCTGATCGTGCAATGCTAGGAATGGAAGGTAGAATATTTTGGAATACAGGGGATGAACATGATGAGAAAGGGCACATTACAGAAGATCCAGGGACAAGAGTATTGATGATGGAGAAGCGGCTCTCAAAATTGGAACACATTCGTAGATTGATACCGAAGGAAGAACAAATTGTTGTTGAGTTTGAGAGTGATCAAAAGTTAGATTCAAACAAACTAGTGATCGTAATTAGCTGGGGATCAACTAAGGGAGCCATCTTGGATACACTGGAAAAATTAGATTTAGAGAAACCTAGAGTTCAATTTTTGTTCATTCAAATAAAACTCCTCAATCCATTTCCAGGTAAGCTGTTGCAGGAAATTATTGATAGAAAAATAAGTCAAATGAGACAGAATTCAAGTACATTTTCAGAAAGCGAGGTTATAAAGATAATTGTAGAAATGAACTATTTGTCACAGCTTGACATCCTAATCAAGCAAAATATCGCCTTACAAAGTGATTTCAAAATACTTAAGTATAACGGCAGACCTATGAGTCATACTGAAGTTTATGATTCTATTATCAACATCCTGAATAACAATTCTCAAGAGAGAGTGATACTAAACAATGGAGTATAA
- a CDS encoding 30S ribosomal protein S13, protein MSVEEFKHILRIAGKDIDGSRKSVVALSEVKGIGYNLAQVILQSLNINPYLRVGFLTDKELSDIENALKNIRSIGVPKWYLNRQKDMDSGEDVHLITSDLDFTQSNDIEREKSVMSWRGYRHMFGLRVRGQCTRTTGRKATAVGVKKAAGKAPAGAGGAK, encoded by the coding sequence TTGTCAGTTGAAGAATTTAAACACATTTTAAGAATTGCGGGAAAAGATATTGATGGTAGCAGGAAATCTGTGGTTGCTTTAAGCGAAGTGAAGGGCATTGGGTATAATTTAGCTCAAGTGATATTACAATCATTGAATATTAATCCATATCTTCGAGTGGGGTTTCTTACCGATAAGGAGCTTTCAGATATTGAGAATGCATTAAAAAATATTCGGTCTATAGGAGTTCCTAAATGGTATCTAAATAGACAAAAAGATATGGACTCTGGTGAAGACGTCCATTTAATAACTTCAGATTTGGATTTTACTCAATCTAATGATATTGAAAGGGAAAAATCCGTGATGAGCTGGAGGGGATATCGACACATGTTTGGATTGAGAGTCCGAGGACAATGTACGCGCACCACTGGTCGAAAAGCAACTGCTGTTGGAGTTAAGAAAGCCGCAGGTAAAGCGCCAGCTGGAGCTGGGGGCGCAAAGTAG
- a CDS encoding CBS domain-containing protein codes for MQEVVSEIMSNQVVTIDSSKTALDAALLMKEKRISSLIVQDNDQLLGIITERDFVKRVCANDKKSSSVKITDLMSKIQTYAEPDTPVDVAVQRMINNRIRRLPVISNGKVVGIITVTDLAKELRRIMLTQGIVELID; via the coding sequence ATGCAAGAAGTGGTAAGTGAAATCATGTCGAATCAGGTTGTAACCATTGATTCTTCCAAAACAGCTCTAGACGCCGCTTTGCTTATGAAGGAAAAACGAATAAGTTCGTTAATAGTCCAAGATAATGATCAATTATTGGGCATTATCACTGAAAGAGATTTTGTAAAGCGTGTTTGTGCTAATGACAAGAAATCATCGAGTGTAAAAATAACTGATTTAATGTCAAAGATACAAACTTATGCTGAGCCTGATACTCCCGTCGATGTTGCAGTTCAGCGTATGATAAATAATCGTATTAGGAGATTGCCTGTAATTTCAAATGGAAAGGTTGTGGGGATCATAACTGTAACGGATCTTGCAAAGGAATTACGCCGCATTATGCTTACCCAAGGAATAGTTGAACTAATTGATTAG
- a CDS encoding 30S ribosomal protein S4, protein MGDPRKSKKVYNRPRSIWTSDQISSELYIVGSYGLRNKRELWKAQTEIARIRNQARALLALATDVRHDKETQLLNYLSRLGLVTNESTLDDVLNLKIEDILERRLQTIVMKKSNLKSPYQARQLVVHGHVSIGNRKVNLPGYLVKREEESQILTHLIPTSENSESIPNN, encoded by the coding sequence TTGGGAGACCCTAGAAAATCCAAGAAAGTATATAACAGACCACGAAGTATATGGACAAGCGATCAAATAAGTTCAGAGCTGTACATTGTTGGGTCATACGGCCTCAGGAATAAACGTGAGTTATGGAAGGCTCAAACTGAAATCGCTAGGATAAGAAATCAGGCTCGCGCATTATTGGCACTGGCAACAGACGTCAGACACGACAAGGAGACTCAATTATTGAATTATTTGTCGAGATTGGGCTTGGTTACTAACGAATCTACTCTTGATGATGTCTTGAACTTGAAAATTGAAGATATTCTTGAAAGGAGACTCCAAACAATAGTGATGAAAAAATCTAATCTAAAATCACCATATCAGGCGCGCCAGTTGGTTGTGCATGGGCATGTTAGCATAGGCAACAGAAAGGTAAATCTTCCTGGCTATTTGGTTAAGCGTGAAGAAGAGTCCCAGATCTTGACACATTTAATACCTACATCTGAAAATTCTGAATCAATTCCAAATAATTAA
- a CDS encoding M3 family oligoendopeptidase has translation MSNVLKLKPGEWDLSHLIKNPKSEEIDKELNRISSLIDAFEESKPLLTSGISVNDFVKLIKDSEKISEHLSKITSYAYLKYAEDTSSNSVAGLVTKMNNFSTEAANRLLFFDLWFKKVLDHNNANRLIEGVPSVYKDYLIHERSMSKYTLNESEEKIINILDVTGMNALIKIYDRMSNGFEFDYVEKRGKKKIRKRFTNKEKLLSLVRSSKSSERIASYKALLLVYKRNSGVLGEIYLNRILNWHNEFVELRKFPTPISVRNLSNNISDDSVTALLNVCRSNSKIFQQYFIEKAKMLNIKKLERYHLYAPLKSQKRAKIEYGKALKMVLEAFEGFHPEFRKIVQSLIREKHIHSKLQDNKQSGAFCSTVIPSINPYVLLNFDGTLRDISTMAHEFGHAIHSVLACDKPISVQHPPLPLAETASVFGEMILNDKLLQNVNKKEKRILLAEQIDDFYATIMRQAYFTMFEIDAHDMVGKDSSTTVDQLCTLYMNNLNEQFGRSMKVTNDFRYEWLYIPHFYHSPFYCYAYSFGNLLVLSLYQQFKKESKNFIPKYINILSSGGSRKPEDLLKENEIDITKESFWQKGFDFVSEQIQNLKNLE, from the coding sequence ATGTCTAACGTATTAAAGTTAAAACCGGGGGAATGGGATTTATCACATCTGATAAAAAACCCAAAATCAGAGGAAATCGACAAAGAGTTAAATAGAATCAGCAGTTTGATAGACGCTTTTGAAGAATCAAAACCCCTACTAACTTCTGGTATTTCTGTAAATGATTTTGTCAAATTAATTAAAGATTCGGAAAAAATATCTGAACACTTGAGCAAAATTACTAGCTATGCATATCTCAAATATGCAGAGGATACCTCCTCAAATAGCGTTGCTGGTCTCGTTACTAAAATGAACAATTTCTCAACGGAAGCAGCCAATAGATTATTATTTTTCGATTTATGGTTTAAGAAAGTTTTGGATCACAACAACGCAAACAGATTAATTGAAGGTGTTCCATCCGTATATAAAGATTATCTAATACATGAACGTTCCATGTCCAAATATACACTAAACGAATCCGAAGAAAAAATAATTAATATATTGGATGTTACCGGGATGAATGCACTTATCAAGATTTATGATAGGATGTCAAATGGCTTTGAATTCGATTATGTAGAGAAGAGAGGAAAAAAGAAGATAAGAAAGCGCTTTACTAATAAAGAGAAATTGTTGTCTTTAGTGAGAAGTTCAAAATCTTCAGAAAGAATTGCCTCATATAAGGCATTGTTATTAGTTTATAAAAGAAATAGTGGGGTATTGGGCGAAATTTATCTAAATCGAATACTAAATTGGCACAATGAGTTTGTCGAGCTTCGAAAATTTCCGACTCCGATTTCAGTAAGAAATCTCTCAAACAATATTAGTGATGATTCTGTTACGGCATTGTTGAACGTTTGTAGATCAAATTCAAAGATTTTCCAACAGTACTTCATTGAAAAGGCAAAGATGCTAAACATCAAAAAATTGGAAAGGTATCACTTATACGCTCCATTGAAATCACAGAAAAGAGCCAAGATCGAATATGGAAAAGCGTTGAAAATGGTTTTAGAAGCTTTTGAAGGGTTTCACCCGGAATTTAGAAAAATAGTTCAATCATTAATTAGAGAAAAACACATACACTCTAAATTGCAAGATAATAAACAAAGTGGTGCATTCTGTTCCACAGTTATCCCGTCAATAAATCCCTATGTGCTTCTAAATTTTGATGGAACACTAAGAGATATTTCAACCATGGCGCATGAGTTCGGGCATGCTATACACAGTGTATTAGCATGTGATAAACCAATCAGTGTTCAACATCCGCCTTTACCATTGGCTGAAACAGCATCAGTCTTTGGAGAAATGATACTTAATGACAAACTTCTTCAGAATGTGAATAAGAAGGAAAAACGCATTTTGCTTGCCGAACAAATAGATGACTTTTATGCAACTATTATGAGGCAAGCATATTTTACTATGTTTGAGATCGATGCTCATGACATGGTCGGAAAAGATAGTTCAACTACAGTTGACCAATTATGCACACTATATATGAATAATCTTAACGAACAATTCGGTAGATCCATGAAGGTAACGAATGATTTCAGATACGAATGGCTATATATCCCTCATTTTTATCATTCACCATTTTATTGTTATGCTTACTCGTTTGGAAATCTTTTGGTATTATCACTTTATCAACAATTCAAGAAAGAGAGCAAGAATTTTATTCCTAAATACATCAATATCCTTTCTTCGGGCGGATCTAGAAAACCAGAAGACCTATTGAAAGAAAATGAAATTGATATAACAAAAGAAAGTTTTTGGCAAAAAGGATTTGACTTTGTTAGTGAACAGATTCAGAACCTCAAAAATTTAGAATGA